Proteins from a genomic interval of Lolium perenne isolate Kyuss_39 chromosome 1, Kyuss_2.0, whole genome shotgun sequence:
- the LOC127317019 gene encoding pentatricopeptide repeat-containing protein At1g20230 isoform X1, translating to MSHSNTLLHFLRHVSFPPDPHLLPSALKSCPARPLARALHAAAAVSGLAEDPFVASSLLHTYLRLGAPADARSVFDRMPEKTVVGWSALIAGFSARGDAEAAWGLLDRMRSTGVEPNVITWNGLVSGLNRSGRALDAATALVRMHSEGFLPDATGVSCALSAVGDVKDVSVGEQVHAYVVKAGCRQDASVVTALIDMYGKCGRADEISRVFHESSHMDAASCSALVAGLSRNAQVSEALLLFGEFVSRGVELNVVSWTSIVACCVQNGKDLEAVDLFRKMQSEGIEPNAVTIPCVLPAFANVAALMHGRAAHCFSVRKGFLHDVYVGSALVGMYAKCGKVRDARTIFDAMPCKNVVSWNAMIGGYAMHGEAANAVQLFRMMQSLKLKPDLVTFICVLGACGQAGLTEEGRRYFSEMQQAHGISPSMEHYACMVTLLGRAGKLQEAYDLINEMPFEPDGCIWGSLLGSCRVYGNVHLAEVAAEKLFELEPENAGNYVLLSNIYASKKMWDGVNRVRDEMKNLGLTKEKGCSWIEIKNKVHMLLAGDNSHPMMAGITEKLNQLAIEMRRLGFAPSTDFVLHDVEEQEKDNILAVHTEKLAVALGLISTSPGTPLRVIKNLRICGDCHEAMKFISCFEGREISVRDTNRFHHFKDGKCSCGDFCGIILPNETFGSGVFVLKYS from the exons ATGTCTCACTCTAACACCCTTCTCCACTTCCTCCGCCACGTCTCCTTCCCGCCGGACCCTCACCTCCTGCCCTCCGCGCTCAAGTCATGCCCCGCCAGGCCCCTCGCCCGCGCGCTCCACGCCGCCGCCGCGGTCTCCGGCCTCGCGGAGGACCCCTTCGTCGCCTCCTCGCTCCTCCACACCTACCTCCGTCTCGGTGCCCCAGCTGACGCCCGCAGCGTGTTCGACCGAATGCCGGAGAAGACCGTCGTCGGCTGGAGCGCGCTCATCGCgggtttctccgcgcgaggggacGCCGAGGCCGCCTGGGGCCTCCTGGACCGGATGCGGAGCACCGGCGTCGAGCCGAACGTGATCACCTGGAACGGGCTGGTCTCCGGTCTGAACCGGAGCGGCCGCGCCCTGGACGCGGCCACGGCGCTCGTGAGGATGCACAGCGAAGGGTTCTTGCCAGACGCCACCGGCGTCTCGTGCGCACTCTCCGCGGTCGGGGATGTCAAAGATGTCTCGGTCGGCGAGCAGGTGCACGCGTACGTGGTGAAGGCCGGGTGCAGGCAAGATGCCAGTGTGGTCACGGCGCTCATCGATATGTACGGAAAGTGCGGGCGCGCTGACGAGATTTCCCGGGTGTTCCACGAGTCAAGCCACATGGACGCCGCTTCCTGCAGCGCTCTTGTCGCCGGGCTCTCTCGCAACGCCCAGGTCTCCGAGGCGTTGCTGTTGTTCGGGGAGTTTGTGAGCCGAGGAGTCGAGTTGAACGTTGTGTCCTGGACCTCGATCGTCGCCTGCTGTGTGCAGAATGGGAAAGATCTGGAGGCGGTGGATCTTTTCAGGAAGATGCAGTCAGAGGGGATCGAGCCAAACGCAGTCACGATACCCTGCGTGCTGCCAGCGTTTGCCAATGTTGCGGCTCTGATGCATGGCCGGGCAGCGCACTGTTTCTCTGTTAGGAAGGGGTTTCTTCATGACGTTTACGTTGGCAGCGCGTTAGTGGGCATGtatgcaaagtgtggcaaggtcAGGGACGCGAGAACGATCTTTGATGCAATGCCGTGTAAGAATGTGGTTTCATGGAATGCGATGATTGGCGGCTATGCTATGCACGGGGAGGCTGCGAATGCTGTGCAGTTGTTCCGTATGATGCAAAGCTTGAAACTGAAGCCCGACCTAGTCACGTTTATCTGTGTCCTTGGTGCTTGCGGCCAAGCTGGCCTGACGGAGGAGGGGCGTCGCTACTTCAGTGAAATGCAGCAAGCACATGGCATTTCCCCTAGCATGGAGCATTATGCGTGTATGGTTACTCTGTTAGGGCGAGCTGGAAAGCTTCAAGAGGCATATGATCTCATCAATGAGATGCCATTTGAGCCAGATGGTTGCATTTGGGGGTCCTTACTTGGCTCCTGCAGGGTTTATGGAAATGTTCACCTGGCCGAAGTTGCAGCAGAGAAGCTATTTGAACTAGAGCCAGAGAATGCTGGAAACTATGTCCTGCTTTCCAACATTTATGCATCTAAAAAAATGTGGGACGGGGTCAATAGGGTGAGGGATGAGATGAAGAATTTGGGATTGACGAAAGAGAAGGGTTGCAGTTGGATTGAGATCAAGAACAAGGTGCACATGTTGTTGGCTGGTGATAATTCACACCCCATGATGGCTGGAATAACTGAGAAGCTAAATCAGCTTGCCATTGAGATGAGGAGGCTGGGCTTTGCACCGAGCACAGATTTTGTCCTGCATGACGTGGAAGAACAAGAAAAGGATAATATCCTCGCTGTGCACACTGAGAAGCTGGCTGTTGCATTGGGCCTCATAAGCACAAGTCCAGGAACACCCCTTCGGGTGATAAAGAATCTCCGGATTTGTGGCGATTGCCACGAAGCAATGAAGTTCATATCATGTTTTGAGGGGAGGGAGATATCTGTTAGAGACACTAACAGGTTTCATCACTTCAAGGATGGAAAATGTTCTTGTGGGGATTTCTG TGGCATCATCCTTCCCAATGAAACCTTTGGATCAGGAGTTTTTGTGCTGAAATATTCCTGA
- the LOC127317019 gene encoding pentatricopeptide repeat-containing protein At1g20230 isoform X2: protein MSHSNTLLHFLRHVSFPPDPHLLPSALKSCPARPLARALHAAAAVSGLAEDPFVASSLLHTYLRLGAPADARSVFDRMPEKTVVGWSALIAGFSARGDAEAAWGLLDRMRSTGVEPNVITWNGLVSGLNRSGRALDAATALVRMHSEGFLPDATGVSCALSAVGDVKDVSVGEQVHAYVVKAGCRQDASVVTALIDMYGKCGRADEISRVFHESSHMDAASCSALVAGLSRNAQVSEALLLFGEFVSRGVELNVVSWTSIVACCVQNGKDLEAVDLFRKMQSEGIEPNAVTIPCVLPAFANVAALMHGRAAHCFSVRKGFLHDVYVGSALVGMYAKCGKVRDARTIFDAMPCKNVVSWNAMIGGYAMHGEAANAVQLFRMMQSLKLKPDLVTFICVLGACGQAGLTEEGRRYFSEMQQAHGISPSMEHYACMVTLLGRAGKLQEAYDLINEMPFEPDGCIWGSLLGSCRVYGNVHLAEVAAEKLFELEPENAGNYVLLSNIYASKKMWDGVNRVRDEMKNLGLTKEKGCSWIEIKNKVHMLLAGDNSHPMMAGITEKLNQLAIEMRRLGFAPSTDFVLHDVEEQEKDNILAVHTEKLAVALGLISTSPGTPLRVIKNLRICGDCHEAMKFISCFEGREISVRDTNRFHHFKDGKCSCGDFW from the coding sequence ATGTCTCACTCTAACACCCTTCTCCACTTCCTCCGCCACGTCTCCTTCCCGCCGGACCCTCACCTCCTGCCCTCCGCGCTCAAGTCATGCCCCGCCAGGCCCCTCGCCCGCGCGCTCCACGCCGCCGCCGCGGTCTCCGGCCTCGCGGAGGACCCCTTCGTCGCCTCCTCGCTCCTCCACACCTACCTCCGTCTCGGTGCCCCAGCTGACGCCCGCAGCGTGTTCGACCGAATGCCGGAGAAGACCGTCGTCGGCTGGAGCGCGCTCATCGCgggtttctccgcgcgaggggacGCCGAGGCCGCCTGGGGCCTCCTGGACCGGATGCGGAGCACCGGCGTCGAGCCGAACGTGATCACCTGGAACGGGCTGGTCTCCGGTCTGAACCGGAGCGGCCGCGCCCTGGACGCGGCCACGGCGCTCGTGAGGATGCACAGCGAAGGGTTCTTGCCAGACGCCACCGGCGTCTCGTGCGCACTCTCCGCGGTCGGGGATGTCAAAGATGTCTCGGTCGGCGAGCAGGTGCACGCGTACGTGGTGAAGGCCGGGTGCAGGCAAGATGCCAGTGTGGTCACGGCGCTCATCGATATGTACGGAAAGTGCGGGCGCGCTGACGAGATTTCCCGGGTGTTCCACGAGTCAAGCCACATGGACGCCGCTTCCTGCAGCGCTCTTGTCGCCGGGCTCTCTCGCAACGCCCAGGTCTCCGAGGCGTTGCTGTTGTTCGGGGAGTTTGTGAGCCGAGGAGTCGAGTTGAACGTTGTGTCCTGGACCTCGATCGTCGCCTGCTGTGTGCAGAATGGGAAAGATCTGGAGGCGGTGGATCTTTTCAGGAAGATGCAGTCAGAGGGGATCGAGCCAAACGCAGTCACGATACCCTGCGTGCTGCCAGCGTTTGCCAATGTTGCGGCTCTGATGCATGGCCGGGCAGCGCACTGTTTCTCTGTTAGGAAGGGGTTTCTTCATGACGTTTACGTTGGCAGCGCGTTAGTGGGCATGtatgcaaagtgtggcaaggtcAGGGACGCGAGAACGATCTTTGATGCAATGCCGTGTAAGAATGTGGTTTCATGGAATGCGATGATTGGCGGCTATGCTATGCACGGGGAGGCTGCGAATGCTGTGCAGTTGTTCCGTATGATGCAAAGCTTGAAACTGAAGCCCGACCTAGTCACGTTTATCTGTGTCCTTGGTGCTTGCGGCCAAGCTGGCCTGACGGAGGAGGGGCGTCGCTACTTCAGTGAAATGCAGCAAGCACATGGCATTTCCCCTAGCATGGAGCATTATGCGTGTATGGTTACTCTGTTAGGGCGAGCTGGAAAGCTTCAAGAGGCATATGATCTCATCAATGAGATGCCATTTGAGCCAGATGGTTGCATTTGGGGGTCCTTACTTGGCTCCTGCAGGGTTTATGGAAATGTTCACCTGGCCGAAGTTGCAGCAGAGAAGCTATTTGAACTAGAGCCAGAGAATGCTGGAAACTATGTCCTGCTTTCCAACATTTATGCATCTAAAAAAATGTGGGACGGGGTCAATAGGGTGAGGGATGAGATGAAGAATTTGGGATTGACGAAAGAGAAGGGTTGCAGTTGGATTGAGATCAAGAACAAGGTGCACATGTTGTTGGCTGGTGATAATTCACACCCCATGATGGCTGGAATAACTGAGAAGCTAAATCAGCTTGCCATTGAGATGAGGAGGCTGGGCTTTGCACCGAGCACAGATTTTGTCCTGCATGACGTGGAAGAACAAGAAAAGGATAATATCCTCGCTGTGCACACTGAGAAGCTGGCTGTTGCATTGGGCCTCATAAGCACAAGTCCAGGAACACCCCTTCGGGTGATAAAGAATCTCCGGATTTGTGGCGATTGCCACGAAGCAATGAAGTTCATATCATGTTTTGAGGGGAGGGAGATATCTGTTAGAGACACTAACAGGTTTCATCACTTCAAGGATGGAAAATGTTCTTGTGGGGATTTCTGGTGA